A region from the Leishmania panamensis strain MHOM/PA/94/PSC-1 chromosome 20 sequence genome encodes:
- a CDS encoding protein kinase, putative (TriTrypDB/GeneDB-style sysID: LpmP.20.5140) has product MQGDSVKVGSSSQSPKGNATCATEETLKSLTAEQAVMNSNGSTVQAGSVPHLVKNVTVVAAITTAAESASPMQSPSPSLGTSSAKSEPGGTSVLACNNNWQKWGSVRPVSLCGAVATAVSSPPPPTAAAAEPFAAPSAKPLTPPTRAPLALPGSLLPFTLSVVAPVSGSSAAAEVNMAPAVETLLEKRSERSTDKATISVLCPTNRGSVAFYHDLYRRRNSNLGVSCASSAPLLLSTTSPLAMPLGCNSKWSDDSAAVATDVMSPLSLLFSRHGSDTRSPPLLTSQIGVSVPFIGEVGAPFVPPATSPQESATPQQPQQQQPPADVIARLKPSLLLMAQALCSCPFAEVMCPVLIVENSGTHIAAATTINAAPANSPAANQISTPTAYTTTEDANSRAHQRTLPLSLGLPPYHWTSSGSPHHADFPQPQVESTTVFDIQENKMTEGCRGTHHQSTAAVASGDVSDVSADDEGNPETNSTHASNIPGSISQALIDRVPLSSYSDIANATTTAAIVTGNLTPAHSAFRQEQLTSDSATPPPPRAWPLVYANDAAVSMLGYSDVEEVTAGTFDNLFSCFALTLPPNASSGSNSPFVTAAATDLASVPIALASLLTITSSSSSRAAHREAKEMNSNDEGDEKGPKKHEQSSSNALRQPGWREVKTPDELLALSHYNYIILYCERTSAYYAALAVPSYQPKISQRTSMEGKRTLSSPPLTAASAIMPAAIPLATNAKRSLMGSLSTTWRQSLRSTTQHTQPHLPAPKKLLHPSADGPSSRLTDSEEVTAVEQCERRPPMSLAAASTSPPLWPNLSSGTSPSPIQQQQQQQRHSRYVKIYILQRLESSNRAAGDAKLPGVRPITTFLDRRLTAVFELPPTEAPHVRSSQPLPPSPQRSPCLPLPDAATPTARVNPFGTGTPHALREQYVSRSQQAFLLPVAQTRRPLPNSSAERSINRTASRTSGYPGSPAPGVRLAFGSSETPSSNSDGASAMQSTSQHTNQNSLFDLSYPLFHINLAQPTSASLDCLYGASEPACAALLAATVAGGAREQPFAQPYKPEEAPHHHLSSLLSQKTTPNARQPPPKQRYLLSRQRQQRSPVSLYDKDATRTVAQFTGSAITDLESLSPMRQPASGRVSQKCNLLSAPLSAANATIALLNGTRSRTFCPLYQPLCSPDSGCASLSESPHLQSTVVSTTALIPAVARSAPWCATQEVHSEETVVELAQQARDAQKHRHKSRSAQVAALVGVATPSAWARRGSHRLSPFSVSPLNSYASPMYHSLNCGGHLSPVGGGDAADFGGQSPPQRALPGAMTGARHQQQPSSWVNSMETSVTQQLGNAPGAPWQRCNEVDHIMTHKLADRLLSQRSIVAVLVSPRLPQTIIFNSFAFMMFVQHVLRFQYRCGVTQVACILNMRLKTQLVIDIVPVEVLMRTSGCIKSSGTESGSCSTSPASHNVSVSWRGTHVNADGGDRSLITTVEAGAAGRNLAAALPSASKAQPSAPVLVNSLPSSKSTTSPQQQKILELLELRLKDLNDLLSYEESREALSPAIPTLDSSFCDLLASRSSSSSGPFTNSCSRVIPTIATVTTTAASSLDTGVTVSSLPWDPLQSLSGGSKENRSATPLRGLQSSRASHAAPCQPRHGPLRHSAPWPYNSHPEQEQQQAKNPPLSPNSPIAEVQRIAVTSHAAATMAATVPAVVSAGCSVQPNGHFETLGVAAAQVADGDWMKSVALSRPSSLAATMNSGTADVAREDNNSSSVTSSTSETSHTPDPAFSEAQALEVQQNTAEEGDDALSQQHASIEEAKGCNGVVESATENSSRSLPSNRTSSGKQSLLWAYSGVGSASKTAQQHHPHRRPPHNVPSSDYLSRDVQESLAMCDGAIHIRADTYEAQVQIPFTTPQRLELLSQLGNVQLSKYRGLSVFGANLVNMVTEEAAAEAAQPSPQIIPLRYDIAARPYLEGVRGRSVVISPLASPTNVSQSSLSKLTRASANGSATETNPTRAEVALASKGSGTAVVMEAAENASVTNTSAEASALAAGLVASIALPLRPPALQASASIPFAAAASSGSAKSHGWTVTSSKDASPEHTSAPSMGNSSSATATPSTVVPVTSVVTNEMMSSLSTRSRGERATVSVGAVSLRLSQLVAANTSSFSFTQHGSTSSSEGNFPAADMLSVASTEVLPKAEGVAATPQRGSAAAASGAATLSQHHADPLQLLMDLSPTAGTHHSTYRRSSILSMATADDRGDEHFPHTIVEAAARGDAMRGMEDGKRRLSGSVGKCTEHPNEGDTLRAAAASFSDLTVSGTSLPKKGRGLQLPAVLLACTTATAEGKQKSTAAVMKTEKERLTVHSGTNTQMASMEVTPQLRQSSTDTTAVSETRTTPNTAGVMTTVVVCSPPQRRHPQVNLTPHSRHHTIESSTQTAVSQSPVTSSQELQQTPLHVEPSMGQSWSAGSESPPVSQSSNILSASCAIRESSTSVTAKGWAERTMRGSLSGTPSAQEQLSVSHPILSCTTPLAVGNSSHTDLISTRSSETQGLFSVCTQKSGVTELLGYTLSSSAAAAFGDFSTALEKESDEHEEDSAAACSMGDKEVAKKTGASAAVLRPLTTKAPDAELCIQQYSCSGSLSAEVPKSVMVTGTLTHVALPSTLSTTLTDTAAAQPTSPEAKPAGLSSDKGGHRSSDSSGSVATLAAARVGLGAGGDWHASSGVGDNSSLRDEVDDSFADSFMDIFGLVSRPQQLKDLRHRVSTQLRSVCDRGFMSTGTTAAVVAAPAAEDPNPGAHAAMRDVWGEEEAADPTTRNNLHVLVYATRAYPEVEEVLGIYGHCATFATSAAKMLRYARSGIQLFDVVIVEWTDSLISAEIHELLVKHAVEATVVAFFISTRPDVHAPAMNTDNVMTEEMVVMHADNLLEGLLSRSVLEEVQQLIRRRQLMHSMISVRKDQSFQIHSHIGSGAFGDVFEVMMYVSRGKLAMKRIFLKSMKLRQLEIINREVSIMRALEHPNIVSFSHTRLEDNAYSIFMELCDGTLADHLLEPSVAIPGAAERQQNRSDSGAGLMAEYPGNARCASTVFSNNNSISGSCTDGKGDVPGVLQTAACVDDRADSPGSDETSITAPELTRPQDAVMIVHDIASALSYLHRRGIVHRDIKPANVLFSNGMAKLGDFGSAAKMTESRKLHNMRGTVSYMAPEIVLGEPYTESCDLWSFGCLIASIMGINLGHLNGLHMPALNELYRTIPRTGSLPLTFTNRLSLHIANHYTEATTNRVLTAFKRALEVDTAERQQGASPKSHSSVNTIDTTETKNAQNSSQQSTSIDYRALRRTDTTSTTSEEKSRYFTESEGTGSDTAAADMRNRSRRTLCITMSSIDVMGESYALLPASLVELFNRLFHRDPTERMTAAEVLDHQVSWDVEWMARMMREVYNVSCQLTQSNAEVQGTAGGASQCHVVKQTHGGRPPPGEEGARTGAATPSVTTGDFACFPIQSGSGEPVWMAGGSGGRRIPGAVGTGSGAHIPSVAQNYVLDLSLSGNSSCGSNDSRERGSDDEVADD; this is encoded by the coding sequence ATGCAGGGCGACTCCGTGAAGGTGGGCTCTTCATCGCAGTCGCCGAAGGGCAACGCGACTTGCGCCACGGAGGAGACACTGAAATCGCTGACAGCTGAGCAAGCAGTGATGAACAGCAACGGTAGCACAGTTCAAGCCGGAAGCGTCCCTCATCTGGTGAAGAACGTGACAGTCGTGGCGGCAATAACCACCGCAGCGGAGTCTGCGTCGCCAATGCAATCACCCTCTCCATCGCTTGGGACGAGCAGCGCGAAAAGCGAACCGGGAGGCACAAGTGTGCTCGCATGCAACAACAATTGGCAAAAGTGGGGATCGGTTCGTCCGGTCTCGCTGTGTGGTGCGGTGGCGACTGCTGtttcctcgccgccgccgccaaccgctgctgcagcagagcccTTCGCTGCGCCTTCTGCAAAACCGCTGACGCCTCCTACTAGGGCGCCCCTCGCCTTGCCAGGGTCTCTCTTACCCTTCACACTTAGCGTCGTCGCGCCAGTGAGTGGGTCAAGTGCCGCGGCCGAGGTAAACatggcgccggcggtggaGACGCTTCTGGAGAAGCGGTCAGAGCGCTCGACGGATAAAGCGACTATCTCAGTGTTGTGCCCCACCAATCGTGGCTCCGTCGCTTTCTACCACGACCTCTACCGGCGGCGGAACAGCAATCTCGGTGTctcgtgcgcctcctcggctCCTCTCCTGCTGAGCACCACATCCCCTCTGGCGATGCCGCTTGGCTGCAATAGCAAGTGGAGTgacgacagcgccgctgtggcgaCTGATGTAATGTCACCGTtgtctttgctcttctcgcGGCATGGCTCGGACACGCGTTCGCCCCCGCTGCTAACCAGTCAGATAGGCGTGTCAGTGCCGTTCATCGGAGAGGTGGGTGCGCCCTTTGTACCCCCTGCAACCTCTCCACAGGAATCGGCTACACCCCAGCaaccgcagcaacagcagccccCTGCCGACGTCATCGCGCGGCTGAAGCCCTCACTGCTGCTcatggcgcaggcgctgtgcagctgcccgTTTGCAGAGGTCATGTGCCCCGTGCTCATAGTGGAGAACTCGGGGACGCACATCGCCGCGGCCACGACGATCAACGCAGCCCCAGCGAACTCCCCCGCAGCCAACCAAATTAGCACCCCTACGGCGTACACCACGACAGAGGACGCAAACTCCAGagcacaccagcgcaccttacctctctctctgggacTGCCGCCCTACCATTGGACATCGTCAGGCTCACCCCATCATGCTGACTTTCCACAGCCTCAGGTTGAAAGTACGACCGTCTTTGACATCCAAGAGAACAAGATGACCGAGGGCTGCCGTGGAACCCACCACCagtccaccgctgcggtggcaagTGGGGACGTGAGCGACGTCAGTGCCGATGACGAAGGCAACCCAGAGACGAACTCGACGCACGCGTCGAATATACCGGGGTCGATATCCCAGGCCTTGATCGACCGTGTGCCTTTATCTTCATATAGCGACATCGCCAAcgccaccactaccgctGCAATCGTGACTGGAAACCTCACTCCTGCACACAGCGCATTCCGGCAGGAACAACTCACCAGCGATagcgcgacgccgccgccgccacgtgcCTGGCCGCTTGTATACGCcaacgacgctgctgtgagCATGCTGGGCTATAGCGACGTGGAGGAAGTGACGGCGGGTACATTCGATAACCTGTTCTCCTGCTTCGCGCTGACTCTTCCCCCGAATgcctccagcggcagcaataGCCCCTTcgtcactgcagcggcaactGATTTGGCATCAGTGCCAATCGCGCTCGCCTCGCTGCTCACTATCAcgtcatcctcgtcatcGCGAGCAGCACACCGTGAGGCAAAAGAAATGAATAGCAACGACGAAGGCGATGAGAAGGGGCCCAAGAAGCATGAACAGTCGTCATCCaacgcgctgcggcagccaggATGGCGGGAGGTGAAAACCCCAGACGAGCTTCTCGCTCTGTCCCACTACAACTACATCATTCTCTACTGCGAGCGCACCTCCGCGTACTACGCAGCGCTTGCAGTGCCGTCGTACCAGCCGAAAATATCGCAGCGAACCAGCATGGAAGGCAAGCGTACGCTGTCGTCGCCCCCCCTcacagcggcgtcagcgaTAATGCCAGCTGCCATCCCCTTGGCGACAAACGCGAAGAGGTCTCTGATGGGCTCATTGTCGACTACGTGGAGGCAGTCGCTGCGTTCCACCACTCAGCATACTCAACCTCACTTGCCAGCTCCAAAGAAACTATTACACCCCAGCGCAGACGGCCCATCGTCGAGGCTGACAgacagcgaggaggtcaCCGCGGTAGAGCAATGCGAGCGACGACCTCCGATGTCATTagcagcggcgagcacctcccctcccctctggCCCAACCTGAGCAGTGGaacgtcgccgtcgccaatccagcagcagcagcagcagcagcggcataGTCGGTACGTGAAGATTTACATCCTTCAGCGACTAGAGAGTAGCAATAGAGCAGCTGGTGATGCAAAGCTGCCGGGAGTTCGTCCGATAACGACCTTCCTCGATCGTCGGCTCACGGCCGTCTTTGAGCTGCCACCTACAGAAGCACCGCACGTGCGCAGCTCACAGCCGCTaccgccatcaccgcagcGATCACCTTGCTTACCATTGCCTGACGCTGCCACTCCAACGGCTCGTGTCAACCCTTTCGGCACCGGCACCCCGCATGCGCTTCGGGAGCAGTATGTGAGCCGCAGCCAACAGGCCTTCCTACTCCCGGTGGCGCAGACCCGGCGACCCCTTCCGAACAGCAGCGCGGAGCGCTCTATTAACCGGACCGCTTCACGCACGAGTGGGTATCCTGGGTCTCCGGCGCCCGGCGTGCGGCTCGCCTTTGGCAGTTCTGAGACACCCTCTTCCAACAGTGACGGCGCCTCGGCGATGCAAAGTACCTCGCAGCACACCAACCAAAACAGCCTGTTCGATCTGAGCTACCCACTCTTCCACATAAATCTTGCGCAGCCGACGAGTGCTTCATTGGACTGCCTGTACGGCGCTAGCGAACCCGCTTGCGCAGCGCTTTTAGCTGCCACAGTAGCAGGAGGAGCACGAGAGCAGCCCTTCGCACAGCCATACAAACCAGAGGAAgccccacaccaccacctcagctcgctgctgtcgcagaaGACAACACCGAATGCCCGTCAGCCACCGCCGAAGCAGCGCTACCTGCTGAGCCGCCAACGCCAGCAAAGATCACCTGTTAGCCTTTATGATAAGGATGCGACTCGCACGGTGGCGCAGTTCACGGGCAGCGCCATAACTGATTTGGAGTCTCTATCTCCAATGCGCCAACCAGCGTCGGGTCGCGTTTCCCAAAAATGCAACCTCCTCTCGGCTCCACTCTCGGCGGCGAATGCAACCATTGCCCTTCTCAATGGCACGCGATCGCGCACGTTCTGTCCACTCTATCAGCCGCTATGCTCGCCCGACAGCGGCTGTGCTTCGTTGTCGGAGTCTCCACACCTACAGTCAACGGTGGTTTCCACAACAGCTCTCATCCCCGCAGTGGCGCGGTCAGCACCGTGGTGTGCGACACAGGAAGTGCACAGCGAGGAGACCGTCGTCGAGCTGGCTCAGCAAGCACGCGACGCACAGAAGCATAGGCACAAGAGTCGGTCCGCGCAGGTTGCGGCGTTAGTAGGAGTTGCAACGCCATCAGCATGGGCTCGCCGAGGCTCGCATCGGTTATCACCGTTCTCTGTGAGCCCGCTTAACTCCTATGCCTCTCCTATGTACCACTCGCTGAACTGTGGTGGTCATCTCAGCCCcgtgggcggcggcgacgccgcagaCTTTGGCGGACAAAGTCCCCCTCAGCGCGCCCTCCCCGGTGCCATGACGGGCGcccggcaccagcagcagccctcaAGCTGGGTGAACTCCATGGAGACCAGCGTTACGCAGCAACTTGGCAATGCGCCGGgcgcgccgtggcagcggtgcaacGAGGTGGACCACATCATGACACACAAGCTAGCTGACCGGCTGCTGTCTCAGCGCAGCATCGTGGCGGTGCTCGTGTCGCCACGCCTGCCACAGACCATCATTTTCAACTCATTTGCCTTTATGATGTTTGTGCAACACGTCCTGCGGTTTCAGTACCGCTGCGGCGTCACGCAGGTGGCATGCATCCTAAACATGCGCCTTAAGACGCAGCTGGTCATCGACATAGTCCCTGTGGAGGTGCTGATGCGTACCAGTGGCTGCATCAAGAGCAGTGGCACTGAGAGCGGTAGCTGCAGCACTAGTCCGGCCAGTCACAATGTAAGCGTGAGCTGGAGAGGGACTCACGTGAATGCTGATGGAGGCGACAGAAGCCTCATTACAACAGTAGAGGCTGGCGCGGCTGGCCGGAATCTAGCCGCAGCTTTGCCGAGCGCGAGTAAGGCACAACCCTCCGCGCCTGTCCTTGTGAACTCATTACCCTCATCAAAATCTACCACGtccccacagcagcagaagatcTTGGAGCTTCTGGAGTTGAGATTGAAGGATCTCAATGACCTGCTCAGCTACGAGGAGTCGAGGGAggccctctctcctgccatCCCCACGCTTGACAGTAGCTTCTGTGACTTGCTAGCcagccgaagcagcagcagcagcggtcccTTCACAAACTCCTGTAGCAGAGTCATTCCGACAATCGCGACAGTGACCACTACGGCCGCGTCCTCACTCGACACCGGGGTCACTGTGTCGTCGCTTCCGTGGGATCCACTGCAGTCACTTTCAGGTGGCAGCAAGGAAAACCggtcggcgacgccgctgcgcggcTTGCAGTCGTCTCGCGCCTCTCATGCGGCACCGTGTCAGCCACGTCACGGCCCCTTGCGACACTCGGCTCCCTGGCCCTACAATTCTCACCcagagcaggagcagcagcaggcgaaGAATCCTCCCTTATCTCCCAACTCCCCGATCGCTGAGGTTCAACGGATCGCAGTGACCTCGcatgcggcggcgacgatggcCGCAACGGTACCAGCAGTGGTGAGTGCAGGCTGCTCGGTGCAGCCCAATGGCCATTTCGAGACGCTTGGGGTGGCCGCAGCGCAGGTCGCAGATGGTGATTGGATGAAATCTGTGGCTCTTTCTCGCCCGAGCAGCCTTGCGGCGACAATgaacagcggcaccgcggaTGTCGCACGAGAGGACAATAACTCGAGCAGTGTTACAAGCAGTACCTCAGAGACGAGCCACACGCCCGACCCGGCGTTCTCAGAAGCGCAGGCGCTTGAAGTGCAACAGAACACGGCTGAGGAGGGCGACGATGCACTATCGCAGCAACACGCAAGCATTGAAGAAGCGAAAGGTTGCAACGGGGTTGTCGAGTCTGCCACCGAGAACTCGTCTAGGTCGCTGCCCAGCAACCGCACCAGTAGCGGAAAGCAGTCGCTGTTGTGGGCCTATTCAGGGGTGGGATCGGCTTCGAAAaccgcacagcagcatcaccCTCATCGCCGCCCCCCACACAATGTACCAAGCTCCGACTACCTATCCCGAGACGTGCAGGAAAGCTTGGCCATGTGCGATGGTGCCATTCACATCCGCGCAGACACGTACGAGGCGCAAGTCCAAATCCCCTTTACCActccgcagcggctggagctgctgagtCAGCTGGGCAATGTGCAGCTCTCCAAGTATCGTGGGCTCTCGGTGTTCGGTGCCAACCTGGTAAACATGGTGACCGAggaagccgccgccgaggcagcgcagccgtcgccgcagATTATTCCCCTGCGGTATGACATTGCAGCACGCCCTTACCTGGAAGGCGTCCGCGGCAGGAGTGTCGTGATTTCGCCATTAGCGTCGCCCACAAACGTATCCCAGTCTTCACTGAGCAAGTTGACGCGTGCCAGCGCCAATGGCAGTGCAACCGAGACGAACCCAACAAGAGCGGAAGTAGCACTGGCAAGTAAGGGATCAgggacagcggtggtgatggaAGCAGCGGAAAATGCATCGGTTACCAACACTTCGGCTGAGGCCTCCGCGCTAGCAGCCGGACTGGTGGCGTCGATAGCGTTGCCGCTACGTCCGCCTGCCCTCCAGGCATCGGCCAGCATTCCTTttgctgccgcggcgtctTCTGGGTCGGCGAAGAGCCACGGGTGGACGGTGACCAGCTCGAAGGACGCCAGCCCAGAGCACACGAGCGCTCCCAGCATGGGGAACAGCAGCTCGGCCACTGCTACACCCAGCACCGTCGTGCCAGTTACGAGTGTGGTCACCAACGAGATGATGTCCTCACTCAGTACACGCTCGCGTGGCGAACGCGCAACGGTCAGTGTAGGTGCGGTTAGCCTGCGGCTGTCGCAGCTGGTGGCTGCGAATACGTCGAGTTTCTCATTCACACagcacggcagcaccagcagcagcgaaggcaATTTCCCGGCGGCTGACATGCTGAGTGTGGCCAGCACAGAGGTGCTTCCGAAGGCTGAGGGCGTTGCTGCCACGCCGCAGcgtggcagcgcggcggcagcatcggGAGCTGCAACGCTTTCACAGCATCATGCCGACCCCTTACAGCTGCTGATGGACCTCTCACCCACAGCCGGGACACACCACAGCACCTACAGAAGGTCATCGATACTGTCGATGGCTACTGCGGATGACAGAGGGGATGAACATTTTCCTCATACCATcgtggaagcagcagcacgtggagACGCAATGAGGGGCATGGAGGACGGTAAGAGACGACTCTCTGGCAGTGTTGGGAAATGCACGGAGCATCCGAACGAAGGCGACACACTccgggcggcggcggcgtccttcAGCGACCTCACCGTAAGTGGTACAAGTCTACccaagaaagggagaggcctgcagctgcccgcGGTGCTGCTAGCCTGCACTACTGCCACTGCAGAGggaaagcagaaaagcaccgctgccgtaATGAAAACTGAAAAAGAGCGACTCACGGTACACTCGGGCACGAACACACAGATGGCATCGATGGAGGTGAcaccgcagctgcgacagAGCAGCACAGACACCACTGCGGTAAGTGAGACCCGCACCACGCCGAATACGGCGGGAGTCATGACCACCGTGGTCGTGTgctcaccaccacaacgcCGCCACCCGCAGGTCAACCTCACTCCGCATTCCCGTCACCATACCATCGAGTCATCTACCCAGACCGCGGTATCACAGTCACCAGTCACTTCCTCCCAAGAGCTGCAACAGACACCGCTTCATGTGGAGCCTTCAATGGGACAAAGCTGGAGCGCAGGGTCGGAGTCGCCACCAGTGAGTCAGAGCAGCAATATCCTTAGTGCCTCTTGTGCAATCAGGGAGTCAAGCACATCAGTTACCGCAAAGGGCTGGGCGGAGAGAACCATGCGTGGCAGCCTCAGCGGCACTCCATCAGCGCAGGAGCAACTGTCTGTCTCGCACCCCATTCTCTCCTGCACAACGCCCCTCGCTGttggcaacagcagccacacagaTCTGATCAGCactcgcagcagcgaaaCGCAGGGTCTCTTCAGCGTCTGTACGCAGAAGTCTGGCGTGACTGAGCTACTTGGCTACACGCTCTCCAGCAGTGCGGCCGCTGCCTTTGGCGACTTCAGCACCGCTCTGGAAAAGGAAAGTGACGAACATGAAGAggacagcgcggcggcgtgcagTATGGGAGACAAAGAAGTGGCGAAAAAGACGGGCGCCtctgcggcggtgctgagaCCCCTCACCACTAAGGCTCCCGATGCCGAGCTCTGCATTCAGCAGTACTCATGCTCGGGATCACTCTCGGCGGAAGTACCCAAGTCAGTGATGGTCACCGGTACCTTGACACACGTCGCATTGCCCAGTACTTTATCCACCACTCTTACCGAcacggccgcggcgcagccgaCGTCGCCGGAGGCAAAGCCAGCAGGGCTGTCGAGTGACAAGGGAGGGCACAGAAGCAGTGACAGCTCGGGCAGCGTGGCCACACTAGCGGCTGCGAGGGTCGGGCTGGGAGCAGGGGGTGATTGGCATGCCTccagcggcgtcggcgacaACTCCAGTCTACGCGATGAGGTCGACGACTCGTTCGCCGACAGCTTCATGGATATCTTTGGCCTAGTCAGCCGCCCGCAGCAACTGAAGGATCTGAGACATCGCGTCAGTACGCAACTACGAAGCGTTTGTGATCGGGGTTTCATGTCGactggcaccaccgccgctgtggtggcagcgccagctgccgAGGACCCCAATCctggcgcacacgctgctATGCGCGACGTttggggggaagaggaggcggctgATCCAACGACGCGCAACAACCTGCACGTGCTTGTCTACGCGACCCGTGCCTACCCAGAAGTAGAGGAGGTATTAGGCATCTACGGACACTGTGCCACCTTCGCCACGAGCGCGGCGAAGATGCTGCGGTACGCCCGCTCCGGGATACAGCTCTTTGACGTCGTGATTGTTGAGTGGACAGACTCTCTCATTAGCGCGGAAATTCACGAGCTGCTCGTCAAACACGCCGTCGAGGCAACCGTCGTCGCCTTCTTCATCTCAACTAGGCCTGACGTGCACGCACCGGCGATGAACACTGATAACGTCATGACAGAGGAGATGGTCGTCATGCACGCCGATAACCTCCTCGAGGGGCTACTCTCGCGAAGCGTGCTtgaagaggtgcagcagctgatccGTCGCCGCCAACTCATGCACTCAATGATAAGTGTGCGGAAGGACCAGTCGTTCCAGATTCACAGTCAtatcggcagcggtgcctttGGCGACGTCTTCGAGGTAATGATGTACGTGTCGCGAGGCAAGCTGGCGATGAAGCGTATCTTCCTGAAGAGCATGAAGCTACGGCAACTTGAAATCATCAACCGCGAGGTCAGCATTATGCGCGCACTTGAACACCCCAACATTGTATCGTTCTCTCACACACGACTGGAGGATAACGCGTACTCCATATTCATGGAACTCTGTGATGGGACGCTGGCGGATCATCTGCTGGAGCCGTCCGTAGCAATTCCTGGAGCTgccgagcggcagcagaaccgcagcgacagcggcgccggcctGATGGCCGAATACCCAGGTAATGCCAGgtgcgccagcaccgtcttTAGCAACAACAACTccatcagcggcagctgcaccgacgGCAAGGGCGACGTCCCTGGTGTGCTGCAAACGGCAGCGTGTGTGGACGACAGGGCAGACTCGCCAGGCTCCGATGAGACCTCGATAACGGCGCCAGAGCTTACACGTCCGCAGGACGCTGTCATGATCGTGCACGACATCGCCAGTGCGCTGAGTTACCTGCATCGCCGCGGCATCGTCCACCGGGACATAAAACCGGCCAATGTGCTCTTCTCAAACGGCATGGCGAAGCTCGGGGACTTTGGGTCGGCGGCGAAGATGACTGAGTCGAGAAAGCTGCACAATATGAGGGGGACTGTAAGCTACATGGCGCCAGAGATAGTGCTTGGGGAGCCGTACACCGAGTCCTGCGACCTGTGGTCCTTTGGGTGCCTAATAGCAAGTATCATGGGCATCAACCTGGGTCACCTGAACGGGCTTCACATGCCGGCTCTCAATGAGCTCTACCGTACCATCCCCAGGACAGGATCACTGCCGCTCACCTTCACCAACCGCCTGTCCTTGCACATTGCAAATCACTACACCGAGGCGACGACGAACCGCGTACTGACGGCGTTCAAGCGTGCCTTGGAGGTTGACACGGCTGAGCGCCAGCAAGGTGCTTCGCCGAAGTCGCACAGCTCCGTTAACACCATTGACACCACAGAGACTAAGAATGCGCAGAACAGCAGCCAGCAGTCCACCTCTATAGACTATCGAGCGTTACGGCGCACAGACACGACCTCCACAACCAGCGAGGAGAAATCGCGGTACTTCACGGAGTCAGAGGGTACGGGGAGTGACACCGCGGCGGCCGACATGCGCAACCGAAGTCGAAGAACCCTGTGCATCACGATGTCCAGTATCGACGTAATGGGAGAATCTtatgcgctgctgcccgccTCACTGGTGGAGCTCTTTAATCGGCTGTTTCACCGAGATCCTACAGAGCGCATGACGGCAGCCGAGGTGCTGGACCATCAAGTCTCATGGGATGTGGAGTGGATGGCGCGTATGATGCGGGAGGTCTACAATGTCTCGTGCCAGCTGACGCAAAGCAACGCGGAGGTACAAGGCACGGCAGGAGGGGCGAGTCAGTGCCATGTAGTGAAACAGACACATGGAGGGCGACCACCACCCGGTGAGGAGGGAGCTAGGACGGGCGCCGCTACACCTTCAGTGACGACAGGCGATTTTGCGTGCTTTCCCATTCAATCTGGCTCCGGTGAGCCGGTGTGGATGgctggtggcagcggaggtCGACGGATTCCTGGCGCAGTCGGGACCGGCAGTGGTGCCCATATCCCCTCAGTCGCGCAGAACTATGTACTCGACTTGTCGTTAAGTGGCAACTCTagctgcggcagcaacgacagcCGCGAGAGGGGCAGTGATGACGAGGTAGCTGACGACTGA